The genomic window GCGAAATGCATTACCTACGCTGCAAAAAACCTTAAAACCCATATCATGCGTGGTGCCATTGGTTTTTTCTTTTTCTATAAAGGTGGTAAATTTTCTGGCCGCTGTTTTCCATTCGTCGGTTTTATAATATTCGTCCAAATACCAAAGTACCCCCGGAAAAAATCCGCTTGTCCAATCTCTGCTCGCCACCAATTTTAGCTTTCCATTATCTAATGTTCTTGGCGAAATGAGTTCCGGTTTGGCAGCGCTGGCAGCTTTTTCTACTTCCTGTAACATTAATTTGGTTTGAGCAGCCGCCTGTTGAAATGCTTTTTTAACATTTACTTTTTGTGCAAAAACAAAGGTTTGTGTGGCTAATAAAATAATCGTGGCAATACTGTATTTAAGTTTCATCGTAATTAATTTATAGGAATTAACTGAACTTCTAAAAGTTTCATTAATTCATTTTTTGAAATGGTATCTGGATTTATATTGATGTGATGTACTCCTTTGGCTAACTGTACTTCTCCAATATTTTGGGAGATTACTTTACCGCCAGCTCGTACATTTTGTTTAATTTTCTGTTGATCAATCTCAAAATTATAGCTTCCTTCAGCTTCTTTATCAGCTAAATATTTGATAACAATTTTAAATTTTTGTGGAAACGACGTTCTAAAATCCCATTTGACTGTCTGCTCCTTTTCCTCCCATCCTTCTACATAAAAACGATCGGTTTTTCCATCTCCAAACTTAAACCCATTACTCAAATCGGCATCAAAAGCCAATAACCTGGTTACAGCGGCATTTGTACTCACATAATGTAAATTATCGGCTTTTAGTTGTTCATTTAAAGCCAAAACAATTACGGTATTGGCGCTATCAGGTGCTTTTTTGGGTACATTGATATAGAAATCGCCGTCACCAATAGCCTGCGTGATTAATGTGTTTTTTTTATCATCAGTTAAAAAATAAGCCTTATCCATTTTAGATTTTAAGCCTCCTACATATAATTTTCCATCTTTAGGCCAATCAAATACATGTAAATACAACTTATTTTCACTTTGTGCAGTTACCCCCCAACTTTGTAAGGGCATTATTGTTTTATGGGTTTTGTAAATACTTTCGGCATTTTTAGCTACCCATTTTTCAATTCCTGAAAGTATCTGTGAATCTTTAGCGTCAAAAGTACCATCGCCCTTTGGCCCAATATTTAATAATAAATTCCCATTCCTTGAGGCTGCCTTGGCTAAAAGTTGAATAAAAAAGCCTGACGTTTTATGTGAGTTATCATATTTACTATACCCATACGATTCATTTGTGGTTGGAATAGCTTCCCAATCGCCTTCAACCGGATAAAATTCGGCCGGCCTGTCTGCAGTATTTTTATAATCTCCAAAATTGGCACCTGCACTTCTTACCAACCTCCCATTTACCACTACATTTGGATCGGTTTCCCTAATGGCTTTTAAAATCCTGATGTTTTCTGAAAGCGGTAATTTTTGTGGCGTATCAAACCATAAAATATCGGGATGGTATTTGGAAAGCAATTCTTTAATTTGTGGGATTGCTTTTTCATCCACATATTTTACTGCCTTTGGCAATAACTCCGGATGCGCTGCATACCAATTTACACCACCATATAAACCTAAATCTCCACCCGGATTTTTGTATTCCCAATCATTGCCGGGCGCATCCTGATGTTCCCAATCAAAAGCATGTGAATAGTAAAAGCCAAACTTCATTCCGTGTTTTTTGGCTGCTGCCGCTAATTCGACCATTGGATCTCTTTTAAATGGCGTTTGAGCCATGATATTGAAATCTGAAACTCTTGAATCGTACATGGCAAAACCATCATGATGTTTTGCTGTAATGATAAAATAATTCATTCCTGCTTTTTTAGCGTCTAAAATCCATTTATCTGCATCAAAAAGAACTGGATTAAATTGGTGGGCAATTTCTAAATACGCTTTTTTTGATATTTTTTCCTTGCGCATTAAGTGTTCTGCATAACCGTTCACTTTTTTACCTTTCCATTCTCCTGCAGGCAAAGAATAAACGCCCCAATGTATAAACATGCCAAACTTAGCGTCTCTCCACCATTGTATGCGCTGCTCATGTGTTTTCATAGTAGCAGAATACCAGGTATTAACCGCTTCATCAACTGCCTTTTGATCGCGGTCTTTTGCCTGATTAAACATCTCCTTATCCTCATCGCCAGTTACCTGACCAAATGCAAAAAAATGGTAAATTGACAAGGTTAAAAGAATAAGTAGTTTCTTCATTACATCCATATTAATGGGTTTCTAATGGGTAAGTTTCTAATTACCTCCTCATCTTTCGGTTGATGATCTAATTTTTTCCAGGTTTTAAACCAGGTTTCGTTTCGATAGGCTTTTGCGCCAAATAGTAAGAAGGGTTGGGCAACAGGCCAATTTTCCCAATGCATTACATCTTTTTGAAAAGGCCATAGCGATTTGTCGTTCACAAAAGGATAGAGATACTCGATTCCTTTTTTTATACTTCTCCCATCCGCCAGTTGAAAAGCCCATAAATTGGTTTCGTTATTGGATAAGATTTGACAAATTGTAGCCATCGCATCTAAATTAAAGAGCGAATAGCCAAAAGGTTTGGTACGTTTAGTTTCTCTCGGAAAACTGCCGTCTGTTGCCATTTGGTTAGGTAAATGCAACGTTTGGTAGCGTTCTCTACAAAAACTAAGAAGCGCTTTATTTTCGGTAAGCTTGGCGAATGAAGCCACTTGCATGGTCCAGCAGGTTCCGTGATTGTTTTCTGCATTCATTTCATCTTTACCATATTGATGTGTAGTTAACCAGGTTAAATATTCAGCAAACCATTTTTTAATAGCTGCTAATGCCGTGTTATCTGCGGCTTTTGAATGTTGCATCACTAAAACGCCTTGCGCAACCTCCATTAATTGTATGGTGTCTATAATGCCAATTCCCCGCCCGGTAAATCTTCCTTGTATGGCTTGTGCAAACAACAAATTAGGGTTCATTAACGTTTCTGCGTTTACAAACCATGCTTTTAAATGTAGAAATGCATGTTTAACATACTTTTCATCTCCCGTAATTTTATAAGCTGATGCCAAGGCTCCAATAATTTTACTGAAACGGATCAGCGCATGGCGATGGGCAACAAAATTATCGGGATTGGTTAGCCCGTCTTTCTGAATATAAGGTGCTTTTGGGTTGTTTGGGTCTGGCCACCAATAATCGCCTTCCGAAAAGTAATCGTGTCTGCCACCTGCACTTCGTGGAGAACTTTGTGCAGTAACTGTTATTGGCACTTGCGCTAACGCCCATTTTGCTTCTTGTAAAATTTGCTTTTTCAGCACTTTAGCCGCATCAGCAGTATAGACATCATCTGCTTTAGCCTGAAAAGCAAAAACAAAGCATAAAAACAGCAGATATTTAATTTTTAGCATCATGTTATTTAGTCATAAATGTAAAACTTACTTTACCAATGGTATTGGGTTTTCCTTTTTCAGGTGCAGAGATGCTTCCCTTTAACTTACCGTTTTTCAGCCTTTCAACTTTAATTTTCCTCCAGGTAAACGCTCCTTTTTCAAAGTCAAAAGTCTCCCCATCATCGTCATATAAATTATATTCACTGGCTTTTTCTCCATAGTGGCGGATTTCGAGATCTACTTTCGTACCTAATTTAGGTGAATGAAGTAAGGCCGGCATCAGTGGGATTATACCGCCATCTTTAACGTATACCGGTATTTTATCCAAGCCAGGTGTAACCGTAATTACCTGTCCATCGCCGGCAAGAGCGCCCGTGTAAAAATCATACCATTTACCCTTTGGCAATATCACTTTGCGTTGGGTTTGTCCGGTAAACATTGGGGCAACCAATAAATATTCACCTGCCATGTATTGATCTTTAATTTCTTTCGAAACGGCTTCTGCATAAGGATTTTCTTCAAGGTTAACATTTACCCGCTCCTCTGTTTTTACCCTCTGTGTAAATCCTTCCTCTAAATTCATCCCTCTGAAAGGTGGTATGCCTTCAAAATGGTATTTTGCAGATTCGGTATACCAATAAGGCATCATTCTCATCCTTAATAAAGCATATTCTTTCACTTGTTTTTCCACATCGGGGTAAGTCCAGGGTTTTGTTCCGCTTGCCCAGGCATTAATCATGGCCATAGGTGAGAAAACATTAGATTGAAATCTCCTCAACCATTCTTCGCCGGTTTTGGAAGCCCTCACCTCGGGCGTCCACAGTACACCTGCAAAACCACTGTTAATGAGCGCGGTAATAAAATCTTCATGGTTATAATAATCGTTATAAATTACATAAGGGAAAGAGGTTCCTCCGCCGTTTGATGCCCTGACTAAACCATAGGTACGTTTGTTACTTTTTCTGAACATTTCTGCCGAGTAACGCTGCACTAACAACCCATAAGTTTGACGCATCTGCTCAGCACTGGTACCCGAAGGGAAAGTGGCCACATCTGGCCATAAATAATAATCATACCCGTCAACTTCATCAATTTTATAACCACTTATGCCAATATCTACCTGATCTTTTTTCAACTGACCGAAGAAAAGATCTCGGGCTTTTGTTAAAGTAAAATCTGGGACAGCGCCCAGCCAAACGGTATGCGAGCCCGTTTGCGGTCTAATCTCTTTATAAAAAGGTGCGTCTGGCGAAACGTAAG from Flavobacterium sp. W4I14 includes these protein-coding regions:
- a CDS encoding alpha-L-fucosidase (product_source=COG3669; cath_funfam=3.20.20.80; cleavage_site_network=SignalP-noTM; cog=COG3669; pfam=PF01120; smart=SM00812; superfamily=51445), giving the protein MKKLLILLTLSIYHFFAFGQVTGDEDKEMFNQAKDRDQKAVDEAVNTWYSATMKTHEQRIQWWRDAKFGMFIHWGVYSLPAGEWKGKKVNGYAEHLMRKEKISKKAYLEIAHQFNPVLFDADKWILDAKKAGMNYFIITAKHHDGFAMYDSRVSDFNIMAQTPFKRDPMVELAAAAKKHGMKFGFYYSHAFDWEHQDAPGNDWEYKNPGGDLGLYGGVNWYAAHPELLPKAVKYVDEKAIPQIKELLSKYHPDILWFDTPQKLPLSENIRILKAIRETDPNVVVNGRLVRSAGANFGDYKNTADRPAEFYPVEGDWEAIPTTNESYGYSKYDNSHKTSGFFIQLLAKAASRNGNLLLNIGPKGDGTFDAKDSQILSGIEKWVAKNAESIYKTHKTIMPLQSWGVTAQSENKLYLHVFDWPKDGKLYVGGLKSKMDKAYFLTDDKKNTLITQAIGDGDFYINVPKKAPDSANTVIVLALNEQLKADNLHYVSTNAAVTRLLAFDADLSNGFKFGDGKTDRFYVEGWEEKEQTVKWDFRTSFPQKFKIVIKYLADKEAEGSYNFEIDQQKIKQNVRAGGKVISQNIGEVQLAKGVHHININPDTISKNELMKLLEVQLIPIN
- a CDS encoding hypothetical protein (product_source=Hypo-rule applied; cath_funfam=3.20.160.10; cleavage_site_network=SignalP-noTM; pfam=PF05426; superfamily=48230), coding for MLKIKYLLFLCFVFAFQAKADDVYTADAAKVLKKQILQEAKWALAQVPITVTAQSSPRSAGGRHDYFSEGDYWWPDPNNPKAPYIQKDGLTNPDNFVAHRHALIRFSKIIGALASAYKITGDEKYVKHAFLHLKAWFVNAETLMNPNLLFAQAIQGRFTGRGIGIIDTIQLMEVAQGVLVMQHSKAADNTALAAIKKWFAEYLTWLTTHQYGKDEMNAENNHGTCWTMQVASFAKLTENKALLSFCRERYQTLHLPNQMATDGSFPRETKRTKPFGYSLFNLDAMATICQILSNNETNLWAFQLADGRSIKKGIEYLYPFVNDKSLWPFQKDVMHWENWPVAQPFLLFGAKAYRNETWFKTWKKLDHQPKDEEVIRNLPIRNPLIWM
- a CDS encoding alpha-glucosidase (family GH31 glycosyl hydrolase) (product_source=COG1501; cog=COG1501; pfam=PF01055,PF13802,PF17137; superfamily=51011,51445; transmembrane_helix_parts=Inside_1_32,TMhelix_33_55,Outside_56_757); the protein is MEDRPGIKYVSGFYCISTITYIAKEYAQGRFRLHVFSINIAMKLIRLLLFTVLLLNLHFSLNAQGITWTSVAPGVWKGVFGIPEPYDLLKASGAKPNQESLGKLGEAIFPFSDQPITAQLNDGKTYLRIPLDKTEQLYGFGLNFQTIHQRGKILELHVDHYGGKDNGRTHAPVPFYVSSNGYGVFINSARYLKVWAGTAMRKDSKNFPIPLDRNSDKSWSSRNNGDEVEILVPAAGVEIYVFAGPKPLDVVKRYNLFNGGGYLPPRWGLGFTQRVMTRSTAADVEKEVNSFEEKGYPLDFVGLEPGWQSKAYPGTFSWDNNRFAEPAGFAKSMLAKGIRLNLWINPYVSPDAPFYKEIRPQTGSHTVWLGAVPDFTLTKARDLFFGQLKKDQVDIGISGYKIDEVDGYDYYLWPDVATFPSGTSAEQMRQTYGLLVQRYSAEMFRKSNKRTYGLVRASNGGGTSFPYVIYNDYYNHEDFITALINSGFAGVLWTPEVRASKTGEEWLRRFQSNVFSPMAMINAWASGTKPWTYPDVEKQVKEYALLRMRMMPYWYTESAKYHFEGIPPFRGMNLEEGFTQRVKTEERVNVNLEENPYAEAVSKEIKDQYMAGEYLLVAPMFTGQTQRKVILPKGKWYDFYTGALAGDGQVITVTPGLDKIPVYVKDGGIIPLMPALLHSPKLGTKVDLEIRHYGEKASEYNLYDDDGETFDFEKGAFTWRKIKVERLKNGKLKGSISAPEKGKPNTIGKVSFTFMTK